The following proteins are co-located in the Hydrogenophaga sp. RAC07 genome:
- the ispF gene encoding 2-C-methyl-D-erythritol 2,4-cyclodiphosphate synthase, whose amino-acid sequence MKTTPTFRIGEGWDVHALVPGRKLIIGGVHIPHPQGLLGHSDADVLLHAITDALLGAAALGDIGRHFPDTDERFKGADSSVLLKEAARRVREAGFEIGNVDSTVIAQAPKLAPHILSMVEGIARTLDLTPAQVNVKAKTAEKIGPVGQGLSIEARAVAMLFKPA is encoded by the coding sequence ATGAAGACCACCCCGACGTTTCGCATCGGCGAGGGGTGGGATGTGCACGCGCTCGTGCCCGGCCGCAAGCTCATCATCGGAGGCGTGCACATCCCGCACCCGCAAGGTCTGCTCGGCCATTCCGATGCCGACGTGCTGCTGCACGCCATCACCGACGCCTTGCTGGGTGCCGCCGCACTTGGCGACATCGGTCGCCATTTCCCCGACACCGACGAGCGCTTCAAGGGCGCCGATTCGAGCGTGTTGTTGAAGGAAGCCGCTCGGCGTGTGCGCGAAGCGGGCTTCGAGATCGGCAATGTCGACAGCACCGTGATCGCGCAAGCGCCCAAGCTCGCGCCGCACATCCTGTCCATGGTGGAGGGCATCGCCCGCACGCTGGACTTGACGCCCGCGCAGGTGAACGTGAAAGCCAAAACCGCCGAGAAGATCGGCCCGGTGGGGCAGGGCTTGTCGATCGAAGCTCGCGCGGTGGCCATGCTGTTCAAGCCCGCCTGA
- the ompR gene encoding osmolarity response regulator transcription factor OmpR, translated as MPQNNTRANKILVVDDDVRIRDLLRRYLMQEGFEVMLAEDGKSLNRVLQRDSVDLIVLDLMMPGEDGLSICRRLRANGDRTPIIMLTAKSEDVDRIVGLEVGADDYLGKPFNPRELLARIHAVLRRRPPTEVPGAPSQDQEVVKFGPFEFDLSLRTLRKEGADLPLTTGEFAMLKALVRHPRQPLSREKLAQLARGREFEPFDRSLDVQVSRLRKLIEEDAASPRYLQTVWGVGYVFVPDGNA; from the coding sequence ATGCCACAAAACAACACACGCGCCAACAAGATCCTGGTGGTCGACGACGATGTCCGCATCCGCGACCTGCTGCGCCGCTACCTCATGCAGGAAGGTTTTGAAGTGATGCTGGCCGAAGACGGCAAGTCGCTCAACCGTGTGCTGCAGCGCGATTCGGTCGACCTCATCGTGCTCGATCTCATGATGCCCGGCGAAGACGGCCTCTCCATTTGCCGCCGGTTGCGCGCCAACGGCGACCGCACCCCGATCATCATGCTCACCGCCAAAAGCGAAGACGTGGACCGCATCGTGGGTCTGGAAGTCGGCGCCGATGACTACCTGGGCAAGCCTTTCAACCCGCGCGAACTGCTGGCCCGCATTCACGCGGTGCTGCGCCGCCGCCCGCCCACCGAAGTGCCCGGCGCGCCGTCGCAAGACCAGGAAGTCGTGAAGTTCGGTCCGTTCGAGTTCGACCTCAGCCTGCGCACCCTGCGCAAGGAAGGCGCCGACCTGCCACTGACCACCGGCGAGTTCGCCATGCTCAAGGCCTTGGTGCGCCATCCGCGCCAACCGCTGTCACGCGAAAAACTGGCCCAGCTGGCGCGGGGTCGTGAGTTCGAGCCCTTCGACCGCAGCCTGGACGTGCAGGTCTCGCGGCTGCGCAAGCTGATTGAAGAAGACGCTGCCTCGCCCCGCTACCTGCAGACCGTGTGGGGCGTGGGCTATGTGTTCGTGCCGGACGGCAACGCTTGA
- the ispD gene encoding 2-C-methyl-D-erythritol 4-phosphate cytidylyltransferase has translation MSDAAHELTPHPPPEVGIHCHALLPCAGTGSRAGTEVPKQYQPILDLPMVLHTLEALRAVTRLDRIVVVAAPGDAFWTTGYPGVTALRCGGGTRAESVFNGLQALLDQGTNPNDWVLVHDAARCLVTPPMVDALIDACQHDPVGGLLAIPLPDTLKAEADGRAVATVDRSDKWLAQTPQMFRLGVLHAALAATAGQDFAGVTDEASAMEMAGHRPLLVPGSARNFKITYPDDFALAEAIFRSRA, from the coding sequence ATGTCCGATGCCGCCCACGAATTGACCCCCCACCCCCCTCCAGAGGTCGGCATCCACTGCCACGCCTTGCTGCCATGCGCTGGCACCGGTTCGCGCGCAGGCACCGAAGTCCCCAAGCAGTACCAACCCATCCTCGATTTGCCGATGGTCTTGCACACGCTGGAGGCCTTGCGTGCGGTGACGCGGCTGGATCGCATCGTGGTGGTGGCCGCTCCCGGTGACGCCTTCTGGACCACGGGCTACCCCGGCGTCACCGCGCTGCGCTGTGGTGGCGGAACACGCGCCGAGAGCGTGTTCAACGGCTTGCAGGCCCTGCTGGACCAGGGCACGAACCCGAACGACTGGGTGTTGGTGCATGACGCTGCGCGCTGCCTGGTCACACCGCCCATGGTCGATGCGCTGATCGATGCCTGCCAGCACGACCCGGTGGGTGGCCTGCTGGCCATTCCCCTGCCCGACACGCTCAAGGCCGAGGCTGACGGGCGCGCGGTCGCCACCGTGGACCGTTCGGACAAGTGGCTCGCACAAACGCCCCAGATGTTTCGCCTGGGCGTGCTGCACGCAGCGCTGGCGGCCACGGCTGGGCAGGACTTTGCTGGCGTGACCGACGAAGCCAGTGCCATGGAAATGGCTGGCCATCGACCGCTGCTGGTGCCCGGCAGTGCGCGCAATTTCAAGATCACCTACCCCGACGACTTCGCGCTGGCCGAAGCCATTTTCAGGAGCCGCGCATGA
- a CDS encoding ATP-binding protein, translating to MSEESRVPFETHPTSLETAPAPLELRPNRGVSLFWRTFFFLALLLVGCIVAWLQTFRALEYEPRALQSANQLASLVNLSRAALVHSDSIARVSLIKTLADEEGLRIAPREPNDTFRLYDTDVLSRNVAERLSGRLGPDTLVAREVNGAPGLWIGFTIDGDPYWLLTDPSRIGPVAGTTWLIWLGTAALLSLTGAALIARLINHPLKKLSFAASRVREGDFNASQLNETVATSEIREVNIGFNRMAQRLSKIEQDRALMLAGISHDLRTPLSRLRLETEMSVADPQAREHMAADIEQVNSIIDKFLDYARPDHIKPERVSLNQVVDAAVFALGDNENNVFTTNIPPDTAVMGDAVELQRVFANLLENACRYGRDPGTGVARVEIAAKPKDDWVLIKLRDHGQGVDPDILEQLTQPFFRGDVSRTSATGTGLGLAIVDRAIGRMGGRFALANSSTGGLSAHIKLQRAPS from the coding sequence ATGTCGGAAGAGTCGCGGGTTCCATTCGAGACCCACCCCACCTCGTTGGAGACGGCGCCTGCACCGCTGGAGCTGCGTCCCAACCGGGGGGTCAGCCTGTTCTGGCGCACCTTTTTCTTTCTGGCGTTGTTGCTCGTGGGCTGCATCGTGGCCTGGCTGCAAACCTTTCGGGCGCTGGAATACGAGCCGCGCGCCCTGCAGAGCGCCAACCAGCTGGCCTCGCTGGTCAACCTGAGCCGCGCTGCGCTGGTGCACTCGGACTCGATCGCCCGCGTCTCGCTCATCAAGACCCTGGCCGACGAAGAAGGACTGCGCATCGCGCCCCGCGAGCCCAACGACACGTTCCGCCTCTACGACACCGATGTGCTCAGCCGCAACGTGGCGGAACGCCTGAGTGGCCGGCTCGGACCCGACACCCTGGTGGCGCGGGAAGTCAACGGCGCGCCGGGTTTGTGGATCGGCTTCACCATCGATGGCGACCCCTATTGGCTGCTCACCGACCCGTCGCGCATCGGTCCGGTGGCAGGCACAACCTGGTTGATCTGGCTGGGCACGGCCGCCCTGCTCTCTCTCACTGGTGCGGCGCTGATTGCACGCTTGATCAACCACCCGCTGAAGAAGCTGTCGTTTGCCGCGAGCCGGGTGCGCGAAGGTGACTTCAATGCCAGCCAGCTCAACGAGACCGTGGCCACCAGCGAGATCCGCGAAGTCAACATCGGCTTCAACCGAATGGCGCAGCGCTTGTCCAAGATCGAGCAGGACCGCGCGTTGATGCTGGCCGGCATTTCACACGATTTGCGCACGCCGCTTTCGCGCCTGCGGCTCGAAACCGAAATGAGCGTGGCCGACCCGCAAGCGCGCGAACACATGGCCGCAGACATCGAACAGGTGAATTCGATCATCGACAAGTTCCTGGACTACGCCCGGCCGGATCACATCAAGCCCGAGCGGGTGAGCCTGAACCAGGTGGTGGACGCGGCGGTGTTTGCGCTGGGCGACAACGAAAACAACGTGTTCACCACCAACATCCCGCCCGACACCGCTGTGATGGGCGATGCGGTGGAGTTGCAGCGTGTGTTCGCCAACCTGCTGGAAAACGCGTGCCGTTATGGTCGCGACCCCGGCACCGGGGTGGCCCGCGTGGAGATCGCCGCCAAGCCCAAGGACGACTGGGTGCTGATCAAGTTGCGCGACCATGGGCAGGGAGTGGACCCCGACATTCTTGAGCAGCTCACGCAGCCCTTCTTTCGCGGCGATGTCTCTCGAACGTCGGCCACGGGGACCGGACTGGGTCTCGCGATCGTCGACCGGGCCATCGGCCGCATGGGCGGGCGATTTGCGCTGGCCAACAGCAGCACGGGCGGCCTCTCGGCCCACATCAAGCTGCAGCGCGCGCCCAGTTGA
- a CDS encoding SIMPL domain-containing protein (The SIMPL domain is named for its presence in mouse protein SIMPL (signalling molecule that associates with mouse pelle-like kinase). Bacterial member BP26, from Brucella, was shown to assemble into a channel-like structure, while YggE from E. coli has been associated with resistance to oxidative stress.): MTPSAQRLSSPFRFRALLLSSLIAVGTLANAQVAPPAPVNVVNLSASGFLEVPQDWLSMSLSTTREGTDAVTVQNQLKVALDAALAVARASAQPQQLEVRTGQFSIYPRYTDKGKISGWQGSTELVLEGRDFARISTTAGKIQTLTMSNMGFSLSREARQKLESDVQAMAIERFKVKAGEVAKGFGFAGYSLREVSVSSADQEGRPFQPRAMAMEAKAAMSDAAVPVEPGKSTVNVTVSGSVQLR; this comes from the coding sequence ATGACCCCGTCCGCTCAACGCCTCTCCAGTCCTTTTCGATTCCGCGCCTTACTTCTCTCCTCCCTCATCGCTGTCGGTACCCTGGCAAACGCCCAGGTCGCGCCACCAGCGCCCGTCAATGTGGTCAACCTCTCGGCCAGCGGCTTCCTCGAAGTGCCGCAAGACTGGCTGAGCATGAGCCTGAGCACCACGCGCGAAGGCACCGATGCGGTGACCGTGCAGAACCAGCTCAAGGTGGCGCTCGACGCCGCTCTGGCGGTGGCTCGCGCCAGCGCCCAGCCTCAGCAGCTTGAAGTGCGCACCGGGCAGTTCAGCATCTACCCGCGCTACACCGACAAGGGCAAGATCAGCGGCTGGCAGGGCAGCACCGAACTGGTGTTGGAAGGCCGTGACTTCGCGCGCATCAGCACCACCGCAGGCAAGATCCAGACGCTCACCATGAGCAACATGGGCTTTTCACTCTCGCGCGAAGCGCGCCAGAAGCTGGAGTCCGACGTGCAGGCCATGGCCATCGAGCGCTTCAAGGTGAAGGCCGGTGAGGTGGCCAAAGGCTTTGGTTTTGCCGGCTACAGCTTGCGAGAGGTGTCGGTGAGTTCGGCCGACCAGGAAGGCCGTCCGTTCCAGCCGCGTGCCATGGCCATGGAAGCCAAGGCCGCCATGTCGGACGCGGCGGTGCCGGTGGAGCCGGGAAAATCAACTGTCAATGTGACCGTGTCCGGATCTGTGCAACTGCGTTGA
- a CDS encoding IS3 family transposase (programmed frameshift), with amino-acid sequence MARHDESFKLEVVQQYLSESSGARTIALRYGLDHGTVRRWVEGYRLHGVEGLRKKFSHYDEQFKMNVLCRMWREELSCRQVTALFDIRGGHGVVSGWERQYHEGGIDALKPKRRRGPKLMTAPKPPDPPPPHANDVSTLDALRKENEHLRAEVAYLKKLGCLGSSESASCAEKAQAVIGLRQDHPLPALLKAAGLSRSTFYYQAKVLEAGDRYAGLKTRIRAIYERHKGRYGYRRITAALCHAGEVINHKTVQRLMQALGLKSLVRPKKYRSYRGQIAAAPNLLNRQFEANGANQKWVTDVTEFNVGGNKLYLSPVMDLYNGEIVAYEMLERPVFALVGRMLKKALARLSDQDSPLLHSDQGWQYQMPAYRRQLIDHGLHQSMSRKGNCLDNAAMESFFGTLKSEFFYLTKFASIKQLQQGLHRYIHYYNHHRIKLKLKGLSPVQYRIQALSR; translated from the exons ATGGCGAGACACGATGAGAGCTTCAAGCTCGAAGTGGTACAGCAATATCTTTCTGAGTCTTCAGGCGCGCGAACGATAGCCTTGCGATATGGGCTGGACCACGGGACAGTGCGCCGCTGGGTCGAGGGGTATCGCCTTCATGGAGTGGAAGGGCTGCGCAAGAAGTTCAGCCACTACGACGAGCAGTTCAAGATGAACGTGCTGTGCCGGATGTGGCGAGAGGAGCTTTCCTGCCGCCAGGTGACTGCATTGTTCGATATACGCGGTGGGCATGGCGTCGTATCGGGCTGGGAGCGTCAGTATCATGAGGGCGGTATAGACGCCCTCAAGCCCAAACGACGACGCGGCCCGAAGTTGATGACAGCGCCCAAGCCACCCGATCCCCCGCCACCACATGCCAACGACGTAAGCACGCTGGACGCGCTGCGCAAGGAAAACGAACATCTGCGCGCGGAGGTGGCGTACCTAAAAAAATTGG GATGCCTTGGTTCGAGTGAATCGGCAAGCTGCGCAGAAAAAGCGCAAGCCGTGATCGGACTGAGGCAGGACCACCCGTTACCCGCGCTGCTCAAGGCCGCAGGGCTGTCGCGCAGCACGTTCTACTACCAGGCCAAAGTGCTTGAAGCCGGCGACAGGTACGCTGGGCTGAAGACGCGCATCCGTGCCATCTACGAGCGCCACAAGGGCCGATACGGATATCGGCGCATCACTGCTGCTCTTTGCCATGCAGGCGAGGTCATCAACCACAAGACTGTTCAGCGTCTGATGCAGGCTCTTGGCCTGAAATCTCTGGTGCGACCCAAGAAGTACCGCTCCTACCGTGGACAGATCGCCGCCGCTCCCAATTTGCTGAATCGCCAATTCGAGGCCAACGGAGCAAACCAGAAATGGGTGACTGATGTGACCGAATTCAATGTCGGGGGCAACAAGCTCTACCTGTCCCCGGTGATGGACCTCTACAACGGGGAAATTGTGGCCTACGAGATGCTTGAGCGCCCTGTCTTCGCGCTGGTGGGGCGCATGCTGAAGAAAGCGCTGGCCCGGCTCTCAGACCAAGATTCGCCGCTGCTTCACTCCGATCAGGGCTGGCAGTACCAGATGCCCGCCTACAGACGCCAACTCATCGACCATGGACTGCACCAAAGCATGTCGCGCAAGGGCAACTGTCTGGACAACGCAGCGATGGAGAGCTTCTTCGGCACGTTGAAAAGCGAGTTCTTCTACTTGACCAAATTCGCAAGCATCAAGCAACTCCAGCAAGGCCTACATCGCTACATCCACTACTACAACCACCACCGCATCAAGCTCAAACTCAAAGGCCTGAGTCCAGTTCAATACCGGATTCAGGCCTTGAGCCGCTGA
- a CDS encoding alpha/beta fold hydrolase produces the protein MSAPQLQHLTVGGAAAASGEPRRLAWWDWSCEAAGDTGVVLCVHGLSRQGLDFDTLARTLRQRSRVIAVDVAGRGHSDWLADPMGYQIPTYAADLAALVGHLRASKPDLQIDWVGTSMGGLIGMALAAQPQMALRRLVLNDVGPVIQWEALQRIGTYLGQNPSFDSEQAAVTYLASISTGFGPHTPEQWRALSLPLLRERDGRWWLHYDPAIAMPFTAMTATADEATAQQIVQAGEAALWGLFDAIRSPTLLLRGAQSDLLNAATAQLMTQRGPKARLVTFEGVGHAPTLVADDQVAAVRDFLWTN, from the coding sequence ATGTCAGCTCCCCAACTCCAGCATCTCACCGTGGGCGGCGCGGCCGCCGCATCGGGCGAACCCCGCCGCCTGGCCTGGTGGGATTGGTCCTGCGAGGCGGCCGGCGACACCGGTGTGGTGTTGTGTGTGCATGGCCTGTCACGTCAGGGATTGGATTTCGACACGCTGGCCCGGACGCTGCGCCAGCGTTCGCGCGTGATTGCAGTGGATGTGGCGGGCCGCGGGCACAGCGACTGGCTGGCCGACCCCATGGGCTATCAAATTCCCACCTACGCAGCCGATCTGGCCGCACTCGTGGGGCACCTGCGCGCAAGCAAGCCCGACCTGCAGATCGACTGGGTGGGCACCAGCATGGGTGGTCTCATCGGCATGGCACTGGCGGCCCAGCCGCAAATGGCGCTGCGCCGCCTCGTGCTCAACGACGTGGGTCCGGTGATCCAGTGGGAAGCGCTGCAACGCATCGGCACCTACCTGGGGCAAAACCCGTCTTTTGACAGCGAACAGGCTGCCGTGACGTACCTGGCGTCCATCTCCACCGGCTTTGGTCCCCACACGCCCGAGCAATGGCGCGCCCTGTCGCTGCCGCTGCTGCGCGAGCGCGACGGGCGCTGGTGGCTGCACTACGACCCTGCGATCGCAATGCCTTTCACTGCCATGACGGCCACGGCCGACGAGGCCACCGCGCAACAGATCGTCCAGGCGGGTGAGGCCGCGCTCTGGGGCCTGTTCGACGCGATCCGCTCGCCCACCTTGCTGCTGCGCGGTGCACAGTCCGACCTGCTGAACGCCGCGACAGCCCAATTGATGACCCAGCGCGGTCCAAAGGCCCGGCTCGTCACGTTTGAGGGCGTGGGGCACGCGCCCACGCTGGTGGCCGACGACCAGGTCGCCGCCGTTCGGGATTTCCTGTGGACGAACTGA
- a CDS encoding 3-hydroxybutyrate dehydrogenase, translated as MLANKTALVTGSTSGIGLGIAKALARQGANIVLNGFGDAEGPKAEIAALGAKVAYHGADMSKPAEIEAMMAFAAATFGQVDILVNNAGIQHVARIEDFPVDRWDAIIAINLTSAFHASRLALPAMQKSGWGRIINVASVHGLVGSAEKSAYVAAKHGIVGLTKVTALENATSGVTCNAICPGWVLTPLVQKQVDAKAAALGISNEDAKKQLLGEKEPSMQFTTPEELGELAVFFCSPAGNNVRGVAWNMDGGWTAQ; from the coding sequence ATGCTTGCCAACAAAACCGCCCTCGTCACCGGCTCCACCAGCGGCATCGGCCTGGGCATCGCCAAGGCCCTGGCGCGCCAGGGCGCCAACATCGTGCTCAACGGGTTTGGTGATGCCGAGGGCCCCAAGGCCGAGATTGCAGCGCTGGGCGCCAAGGTGGCCTACCACGGTGCCGACATGAGCAAGCCCGCCGAGATCGAAGCCATGATGGCGTTTGCGGCGGCCACCTTCGGACAGGTGGACATCCTGGTGAACAACGCCGGCATCCAGCACGTGGCCCGCATCGAAGACTTTCCAGTCGACCGCTGGGACGCGATCATCGCGATCAACCTCACCAGTGCCTTCCACGCCAGCCGCCTGGCCCTGCCCGCGATGCAGAAGTCCGGCTGGGGCCGCATCATCAACGTCGCCTCGGTGCACGGACTGGTGGGCTCTGCTGAAAAATCGGCCTACGTGGCGGCCAAGCACGGCATCGTGGGTCTGACCAAGGTCACCGCACTGGAAAACGCCACCAGCGGCGTCACCTGCAACGCCATCTGTCCGGGCTGGGTGCTCACGCCCCTGGTGCAAAAACAGGTGGATGCCAAGGCCGCTGCGCTAGGCATCTCCAACGAAGATGCCAAGAAACAGCTTCTGGGCGAAAAAGAGCCTTCGATGCAGTTCACCACGCCCGAAGAACTCGGGGAGCTGGCGGTGTTTTTCTGTTCCCCCGCCGGCAACAACGTGCGCGGCGTGGCATGGAACATGGACGGCGGCTGGACCGCCCAATAA